In Cyclobacteriaceae bacterium, the DNA window ATGGATGCCGTGAAAAACGGCGATCTTCAGCAGGCCACTGTGCTGTTTGAACGATATCACAAGCGGATTTTCAACTTTCTCGCCCGCATGACGATGGACCGGGCGCTGGCAGAAGACCTGACACAGAATGTGTTTCTGAGAATGATCAAATACCGGAACAGCTACCGGGAAGGAAACAAATTCCAGTCGTGGATCTACCAGGTGGCCAGAAATGTTTTCTCGGATCATTACCAGGTTAACAAAAACAGAAGATCAGATTTTATAGACGTTGAAAAAATGAGCGACATCATCATCGATCCGGACGAAGGAGCAGCACAGAATGAAAGGGAGAATATCCTTCACCGTTCCATGGCCATGCTCAATGATGAACAACGTGAATTACTGGTGCTGACACGATTTCAGCAAATGAAATATGAAGAGGTTGCAGTGATCATGGAAACAACAGTAGCAAACATTAAAGTGAAGATCCATCGTGCGATAGCAAAGTTGAGAGAACATTATTTCGAATTGGAAAAGATCTGAGTTATGGAAAAGGAAAAAATAGAATCAATGCTGATCGATTATATCGATGGTACACTGAACGACACAGAGCGTTCGATCATCGAAGCAGAGATCGCAAAAAGTGAAGAAGTCCGCAAACTCTATAATCAGTTGCGTAAAGTCCTCGGTGCAATTGATCTCTCAGGAAAACTTGAACCAGGGTTGCGCTTGCGTAATTCATTCGAGAAGGCTCTTGAGGAAGAGATTGCCAAAGAGAAACCCACCAAGACAATCTTTTTCCAGCCAACATTTTATCGTGCGGCAGCTGCAGTAGTATTGATCTTGTCAGGAGTTGCCATTGGCGTAGTAGTGAGCAATAACCTGCAGCGCGAAAATGAAATGGCTGTGCTTAGAAAGCAGATTGAAGACAACAAGCAAATGATGCTTGGAATGATGGACAATCAGCAATCTGCCAGCCAGCGCATCCAGGGAGTGAACGTTGCATTGAAGATTGATCGGGCGGATAATGATGTTGTTCGTGCACTTGCAAAGCGAATGAATGAAGATCCAAATACGAATGTGAGAATGGCAGCACTGGATGCACTCAGCAAATTTCATCAGGAACCTTTGGTAAGGAAGATTCTGATTGAATCTCTGGGACAACAAAAGGATCCGGTCGTACAGATTGCACTCATTCAGCTCATGGTACGCATGAAGGAAAAGGGTGCCGTAAAAGATCTGGAAAAGATCATCGATGATAACAAGTCGATGGAAGCAGTGAAAGATGAGGCGTACACAGGAATTTTAAAACTTTCCTAACGAGGAAACCAAGACACACACAAAATGAAAAATCGAATCAAAATATTATTTATACTGATCATGATAACTTTTTCTTCTGCCTTCGCGCAGGAGTTCAAGCTCGCCAAAAGCACCGGACGCCTGGAGATTAACATTGGAAGGGCAACGATACAGGGATATGATGGAAACGAAATCATCTTCACTTCTGCAGATTATGAGAAGGACAAGGACGAAAGAGCGAAAGGTCTCAAGGAGATCAACAGCCTCGGACTTGATGATAATACTGGTCTTGGCATTAATGTGACAAGCACAGGAGAGGTTGTAACAGTTCGTCAGTTGAAAAAAACGAACTCACCAAAAATAAAGATCCAGGTTCCGAAAGGAATGATCATCTCATACTCACACGAATCCCAGTATGGAGGGGAGGTAAGCTTCAGAAATCTGGAAAATGAAATCGAGGTATCCGTACAATATAATAGTGTCGAACTCGAAAATTGCAACGGACCAGTAACGATCAAAACAATTTATGGACACGTGGAAGGAGTTTTTGAACCCACCACGAAAGGCCCCATCTCAATCGTCTCGGTTTATGGATACGTGGATGTTTCAATTCCAACCGCCACAAAAGCGAATCTGAAACTAAGCACTTCCCATGGACAGATATATGTTGCTCCCGATTTCAAGATTGATATCAACAAGCAGGGAGACATGGTTCGCTACAGCGATAACCTTAATGGAAAGATCAACGGAGGAGGAATGAATGTAGATCTGAATTGCAGCTACGGTAAAGTCTATCTCAGAAAAAAGTAAAAAAATGAAATTACTATCAATCATGCTGGTGCTGCTGACAGTTGGCGCACTACAAGCTCAAACCACAGTCAACAAGACAGTACCCGTACAGAGTGGACAAAAGATCAAACTCATGTTTGATTACCCCTCCATCAAAGTAAGTACCTGGGACAAGAACGAAATCTCAATTCAGGGGAAAGTAAGCATCAATGGCGGTGAGAATGATGATGCCTTTGTCATACAGTCTAAAACAAGCGGGAACACTCTAGTTATCTCAAGCGACATCAATGGTTTTAAGAATCTTCCGCAGCGCATCACAATCCGGGAAAGTAAGGGTTCACAGAAAATGGTTTTCAGAAATAAAGCTGAATGGAAAAAGTATGCAGATGAACATGGCAGAACCTATTTCATGATGAATGAAGGTGTGGACATCGACATTACTCTGGAAATAAAAGTACCACGCAACATGGAGACACTGGTTGATTGTGTGTATGGAATGGTAGAGGTCAAGGATTTTGTTGGTCCCCTTACGGTGAAAGCAACGTATGGAGGTGTGGATGCCGCACTTATTGAAGAAACCACTGGTGAATTGGTTGCTGAAACAAATTACGGACACATTTATTCTGATCTGAATTTTTCAACACAAAAGAAAAATGTGCAGGAAGAAGATTTTCACACCTATGTTTCTGCCAAGCCAGGTTCAGGTCCGAAGTACAGTTTTGAATCTCAATACGGAAATGTATATCTGAGAAAGATAAATTGAAGTTAAAATCGAAAAAAATTGCAATTTTTTAACAATAGATAGTCAGTCATTAATTACTAAAAAGAAAAAAATGAAAAAAAATATAATAACACTCGCATTTGCTATGGCCATCACTACGATACTAAGTGCTCAGGAGTATAAGTTGGCTAAAAGCACCGGACGTCTGGAGATCAAAGAAGTCAATAACGTAACGATCGAAGGATACAATGGAAATGAGATCATCTTTACTTCTGCTGATAGAAGTCGCGATGGCGATGATCGTGCAAAAGGTTTACGCGCTGTGAGCAGCATGGGTCTTGAAGACAATACCGGCATTGGCATCTCAGTAGTTGATAAAGGCACCGTTATTCAGGTTGCTCAATTGAAAAAAATGGATGGGCCGAAAGTCAGAATACAGGTACCGAAAGGAGTGACGGTTTTTTTCAGCCACACTTCTCCCCATGGAAGCACGGTGAGGTTTAAAAATGTTGAAGGAGAAATTGAGGTGTCCACAGTTCACAACAATGTTGAACTTGAAAATGTAACAGGACCAATGGATATTAAAACGGTTCATGGAAACATTGAGGCGGATCTTAATACAAATCTGAAGGGCCCTGTATCCATCAAATCGGTACACGGTCATGTTGATGTGACGATACCACTGGCTACAAAAGCAGCCATGAATTTGAGCACAACCTGGGGTGAAATTTTTATAGACCCTGCTATCAAGCTTGACATCGAACCGAAAAGTGATTATGTGAAGTATGGTTCAAACAATGTGAATGGCAAGACCAATGGTGGAGGAATAGAATTCACACTCTCCTCAACACATGACAACATCTACCTGAGAAAGAAATAAATTATTGTAAGTGGTTGGTCAATCGCACCAGCCACTTACAGTCATTATAAACTATTCAAATATGAAAAAGATACTATTACTGGTTCTTACCTGTGTTTCCATTCTCTCTCATGCTCAAACTAATTTTGAAAAGACAGTTCAGATCAAGGCTGGTCAAAAATTGTCAATCAACTTTGATGATCCGGATATCAGGATCCAGACATGGGATAAAAATGAAATTCTGATCAAAGGCACTGTCAGTATCAATCGTGGAGAAAACGATGCGGCTTTTGGTCTTGATGTTAATGTCACCACTCCTGAAGTAACCATCACCTCTACCCTTAAAGACAAAGAATCTCTCCCAAAGAGAATCACTATCAAAAAAGGTGAAACAGAATACTATTTCAAGACAGACAATTTCAATGATCCTGAAATTCAAAAGTTTATTGAACAAAATGGGAAAGATTACTCCTACTCTTCAGTGGGAATTATCAAGGATATCAAGCTTGAGATCTTCGTTCCAAAAAATACAGAGACTAAGATCATTGCAAAACATGGATTAGTTGAAGTAAAGAATTTCTCTGCCCCTTTGACAATCCAATCTCAATATGGTGGAGTGGATGCAACGGTTACTTCTCAAAATGCAGGAGAGCTTTTGGCGCGCTCTCGTTATGGAGAGATCCTCACCAATCTCGATATCAAATTCGATCAAACGAAACCAGTTGATAAGAGTGATAAGTGGACGGAGATATCAGCAAAGATTGGAAGCGGGCCCAAGTATAATTTCGAATCGAAGTACGGCAATGTTTATTTGAGGAAGCCTAAGCCATAAACTAGACAAGGCTTTTCCACAGATAAAGCGTTGCATACGCTTCCCAGCCTTTATATTTTTTAAAGATTCTTCTTACGCGATCAAGATTGGGTTTTGATCTAAGGCCCAATTGATTTTTAATCGCATTGTGAACGCCGGCATCCTCCAGCGGAAATGCATCAGGATGCCGGAATGTTTTCATTAAGGCATAATTCGCTGTCCAGTTGCCAATGCCCTTTATCTTCATCAATTCTTCTTTTGCTTCATGGAGAGACAATCCCGTCATCTTCGCTCGTGAAACTCTGCCTTCAGCAAAGGCCTGTGCAATTCCCACAACATAATTTGCCTTCTGTCTGGAAAACTGAAGAGGAAGCAATTCAACAGGTGATAGTTCTGCAATCCTGGCGGCTGAAGGAAATATATAATAGTTCTGACCTCCAAATTCCAGATGCTCTCCATAAGTCTCGACAAATCTTTGCTTCAATGTATAAGCAAATGACAGATTGATCTGTTGGCCCAGTACTGCCCAGATTAAAGATTCAAATAAATCGGGTTGCCCTACTATTCTATAACCGTAATGTTTCTTTACAATACTCTTTAATAAGTCATCTTTCTTTGCCAGGAGGTAAAACGGCCTAAGGTCTGTTGCGAGATCGAACCATTCATGAACATAAGTCTTCACTACTGACCTGGCCTTTGCCGATGGGGAAGCATTAAGAAAATCTATAATGAGCGTTCCACGACCTTCTCTTACTGAGAAGAGCAACAACTCCTTATCGACCTGCAGAAGTTTTACAACATAGTTTTCCTCAACCCGGTGCAGAACCTCTTTAGGGGAACGGCGCAAAAACTGGAAATTACTTTCAAAGCTGAATTCCTCAGGAAGACGAAGGATGATCTTACTCATATCAATTGCAATATATGCTTGCGAACGAAAAGTCAATGCAGATAATTCAAGTCAGCAAGAATCAGGTTGAAAATCCTTGCGAAACAGAATCATTTTGTAACATGAAAAAAATTGACGCTTTAGCCTGGAAAGAAACACTGCACTCTCTCAACGAAAAAGGATATGCCATCATTCCAACCTTATTTTCAAACGATGATTGCGAAAAATTATCCGATTTATATTTCAGAGATAATTTGTATCGCAGCACCATCAACATGCAGCGTTATCGCTTTGGGAAAGGTGAGTATAAGTATTTCAGCTATCCCCTGCCAGAAGTCATACAATGCATAAGAGAAACTTTATATCCCCCACTGGCAAACCTTGCAAATGAGTGGATGCGTCATTTGGGGATTGAGGAAAATTTTCCATTGGATCACAAAACATTGATAGAGCTTTGCCAAAGCAAGAGTCAGCTAAGGCCCACACCATTAATACTGAGATATGAGACTGGCGGATTCAATACTCTTCACCAGGATTTGTATGGAGATGTTTACTTTCCTTTTCAGGTAGTATTTGCATTGAGTCAATCCGGTAAGGATTTTGAAGGAGGTGAATTTGTACTGGTGGAGCAATTACCCCGTGCGCAGTCAAAAGCTCAGGTTATCAATCTTCAGAAGGGTGATGCCATGATCTTTACAACTAATTTCAGACCTGTGATGGGAACAAGAGGTTATTACAGGGCAAAAATAAAACACGGGATCAGTCAATTGACATCCGGAGTAAGATTTGCGCTTGGGATTATTTTTCATGATGCCAGATGATAACGCATAAAGATCTTCAAGACAAGGAGCTTGCACTCTTAATAAAGAGAGGTGAAATAACTTTAGCCGGGAATCGTAAACTAAAGATCTATGGAAAGTTCAGCTGTAGTTCCGGCAAACGGATGAAGAAAGAGAATCGGGTATTCTTTAAAGATGAAAAAGAATCAATTGCCAATGGTTTTCGGCCTTGTAAAAATTGCATGAAGTAATCTTCAAACTATTTTTTGCCCCTTACCGGCAGCTCACCTTTCAACTGCTCTGCTACGAGCAAAACAAAATCCTTACCCTTTACAAAACCCTTCCCCAATTCCGCTTCATACTTATCTGTTATACCTAACGCAGGAATGTCTTCTACTTTTTTACCCTTTTTCAAAGCAGCAAGCACCTGATCGCGAATGTCTACAAGCTTGTCGCGAAAAATCTTCACATCGGATTTTGTACCCAGGTCACCATGACCGGGAATAACTTTCGAATTATCATCCATCATAGCAAGTGCTTTCTCAAGAGTACTGATATAGCCTGAAAAAGTTCCGCCACTTCCTGTATCAACGAAGGGATAGCCCGTGCGTGTAAACGCATCACCAGTATGCCAGATGTTTGCCTTTTTGAAATGTACAAATATGTCGCCGTCGGTATGTCCATTATCAAAGTGAACGAGCTCAATGTCTTCATCATTCAAATGAAAATTCAATTGATTGGCAAACGTAATGGCAGGCCATGCATCTTTGTCACGCGGAGGGGTCGCGCGATTGGTCCTTACATTCATTTGTTCTTTCATCATCCTATCCCTGACAAGGTCATGCGCAACGATCGTTACTCCCATCCTTTTGAAATTCTCATTTCCACCGGAATGATCCCCATGAAGGTGAGTATTGACCAGAAACCGTATCTCACCTGGATCAATCGTCTTAATTGCACCGTTGATCTTATTTGAAAGTGGAGCAAACTGATCATCAATCATCAAAGTCCCTTCCTTTCCAATCAGCAATCCTATGTTGCCGCCTGCTCCCTTCAACAAGTAAATATTCTCTGTAATCTTTTGTGGACGGATTCTGAGAGTATCAAAATTCTGCTGGGCAGATATCTGGAATGAGCAAAGAATCAGAAGGCAGAAAAAACCTGTGTTTTTCATAAGGAGGAGATTTGAGTCCAATAAAGTAACAGGAAGTTGTATCAATCCGCAAGAAACAGGTTGAGAAAGAGTACGCACCAGAAGAACTTTGATCCATCAAAAAACAATAGCTTTATGATCGTGTCAACCGAAACAAACATCAATTATCAGCGCATTGAAGAGGCCATCCGATATCTGGAGCAAAATTTCCAGCGTCAGCCGGAACTCGACGAAGTGGCAGAAAAAGTACACCTGAGCTCATTCCATTTTCAAAGAATTTTTACAGAATGGGCAGGCATTAGTCCCAAGAAATTTCTGCAATACTTAACCGTAGACTTTCTTAAAACCAGAATACAAAGTTCAAAGAACATTGTTGAAGCTGCAGAATCTGCCGGACTATCAAGTCAGTCGAGGGTATATGACCTCTTTACAACACTGGAAGCCGTCACTCCTCAGGAGTATAAATTGCATGGTTCAGGAATAAGTATTCAATATGGTTTTCATGAAACACCTTTTGGAACAAGCCTTATTGGAACAACAGACAGAGGTGTCTGCTGGCTATCCTTTGTTAATATAGGCGATGATCCAAAAATTGAGCTTGACAAAATGAAAGATCACTGGAATCAATCTGTGTTTCATCAGGATCAGGCATTAACATCTAAGTTTACAGATCAGATCTTTGGAAGCGAACGATCTGCTTCTCAAAATAAAATTCATGTCTTTGTAAAGGGGACGAATTTTCAGATCAAGGTATGGGAAGCCTTGCTGCGATTACCGATGGGAAGTGTTACCACATATCAAAACATTGCAGAGAAAATAAAAAATCCCAAAGCAATGCAAGCGGTGGGCTCCGCGGTAGGATCTAATCATATTGCCTATCTGATCCCATGTCACCGTGTGATTCGCAAGGATGGTATACTTGGAGAATACCGATGGAGCGCTCCAAGGAAGAAAAGCATCATCGGTTGGGAGATGGCGAAAGCTTCTTAGAAGATCAGAGATATGGGCAAAGATTAAAAGTTGATCCTGATTTAATCTTTAATCTTTTAAGTAGTTTCGTTGATACAATCATCAAAATGAAACTTCTCCAACAACTCTGTTCTATTCCCGGAACCTCCGGACACGAAGCAGCAATAAAAGATTTTTTACTCCGCTATATTCAAAAAGAAAAAAAATCCTGGAAATTAAAGCCTGAGATTTTTCATGGAGATGGATTCCAGGATTGTATTGTTCTAAAGTTCGGAAAACCCAAGACCGCCATCTTCGCACATATGGATACAGTTGGATTCACCGTGCGCTACTTTAACCAACTGGTTTCAGTGGGGAGCCCTGATGCTGATAAAGGAGCAATATTGGTGGGGCATGATCGGCAGGGTCCTGTAGAGTGCGAGCTGGAGATTGATAAAGATCAGCATGCGCTGTACAAGTTCGGACGTGTCATTGAACGCGGCACTCCTCTCTCCTACAAAATTGATTTCAGGGAATCAAAGGATTATATCCAGACAGCATATCTCGATGACCGTCTGGGGATCTATGTTGCACTGAAAGTTGCAGAAACATTAAAAGATGGTGTGATCGTATTCAGCTGCTGGGAAGAACATGGTGGAGGAACAGTGCCTTTCCTCGCCAAATTTATTTATGAAAAGTGGGGCGTTAAACAAGCGCTCATCTCCGATATCACATGGGTTACAGATGGCGTAGCTCATGGAAAGGGAGTTGCTATTTCCCTGCGTGACAGAAATATTCCCCGACGTGAATTCATCGACCGTGTTATTAAGGTCGCGGAGAAAAATAAAATTCCTTATCAATTGGAAGTAGAAGGTGGTGGTTCCAGTGATGGAGGTGAACTTCAACGTACACCTTATCCTTTTGACTGGTGTTTTGTCGGAGCTCCGGAAAAAGATCCACATACTCCGAATGAAAAAGTTCACAAAAAGGACATAGAGTCAATGATCAAATTGTATGAGAAGGCAATGAAAGAACTTTGAGCGTCGGAAGATGATGGTGATAAGCTCAATACAAATCTGATATATATGATGGAGTGGCGGGCTTAAGTTAGCGCCACAACAATCTGCTTCTTACTAAATACCTTATCTTTGTGCCGTCGTAATACCGCGCATGAAGATCAAAGACCTGGAATTCAAGAAGTTTATCTCCTCTGACAAAATAGAAAAGAAGGTGGCCAGCCTTGCTCGCCAGATAAATAAGGACTACAAAGACAGATCTCCTGTCTTTCTGCCGGTTCTTAACGGATCATTCATGTTCACCTCAGATCTGATGAAAGAAATCACTCTTTCCTGCAGAATCTCTTTTGTAAAGATTTCTTCCTACGCAGGCACCAACAGCACAGGACAATTAAAAACTCTTATCGGTCATGATGAAAGTCTCTTTGGTTTAGACATTCTTATCATTGAGGATATTGTTGATACCGGATTGACGCTTCAGAAAATAATGGAGGATTTGAAAGAGCGGGGTGCCAAATCTGTTGAGGCAATTTCATTGTTCCGTAAGAAAAGTGCCCGTGATAAAAATATTGAAGTCAAGTACGTCGGCTTCGAGCTCGAAGAAGAGTTTATCCTTGGGTACGGCCTCGATTATGACGGACTAGGTCGCAACTATCAAGACATTTATCAGGCCATCATAGAAGTAAAATAGTCCGGAGAAACCCCTCTTGCATCATTATTTGGAGCGGGACAGGTCAGGAAGTATCTTCGCAATCTTTACTTTTAGTTTTTAAAAGACTGCCATGATCAACATCGTCCTCTTTGGTCCTCCCGGTGCCGGCAAAGGCACACAAAGTGACAAGCTTATACAGAAGTACGGTTTCATTCACATCTCTACCGGTGATCTTTTTCGCTGGCACATGAAAAATGATTCAACGCTTGGGAAAAAAGTAAAAGAGATCATCAACAATGGACTTCTTGTGCCGGATGAGATCACGATTGCAATGCTGAAAGAGGAACTTGATAAAAATCCAAACTCAAAAGGCTTCTTGTTTGATGGTTTCCCAAGAACAGTTCCTCAGGCAGAGGTTCTTGATAAATTCATGAAGGAAAATGGTACTGCCATCCATCATGTTATTGCTCTTGAAGTAACAGAAGCAGAGGTTCGTGGACGCATTGCCAAGAGAAGAGACACTGAGCATCGCGCAGACGACGAAGAGGATAAACTCAATAAGCGCATCAGTGAATATTTTGGAAAGACAATTCATGTACTTCCATTCTATAAAGGACTGGGTCGCCTGAATTCCGTGAATGGAATTGGAAACATTGACGATATCTTCAAGAGCATCTGCAAAATAATTGACGCTTAGATTTTAAAACAGTTTCCGGATAACGGCAACAACTTGACCAGCACCCAGAAACATGTCTAACCCGAATTTCATCGACTATGTAAAATTCCGTTCCAAATCAGGGAATGGTGGCGCCGGCTGTCTGCATTTTCATCGTGAAAAATTTATTGATAAAGGCGGACCTGACGGTGGCGACGGCGGTCATGGTGGTCATGTTATATTAAGAGGCAGTTCCAATCTCTGGACACTTCTTCATTTAAAATTCAGAAAGCATGTTAACGCTGAGAATGGCGCTGCAGGTGAAGGACGTGATTCTACCGGCAAAGACGGCAAGGATGAAATCATTGAAGTTCCATTAGGTACTATTGCCCGCCGGGCGGATGACAACGAGTTTCTGTGTGAAATTAATGCCGATGGACAGGAAGTAATTCTCACTCCTGGTGGTCGCGGTGGAAAAGGAAATGCATGGTTTAAAACTTCAACGCAACAAGCTCCTCAGTATGCTCAGCCTGGAGAAGCAGGCAAAGAAGAATGGGTTATTCTCGAACTTAAGTTACTGGCAGATGTTGGATTGGTTGGATTCCCAAATGCTGGCAAGTCAACATTACTCTCTGTTGTCTCTGCAGCAAAACCAAAGATTGCCGATTATGCTTTCACCACTTTAACTCCTAATCTGGGTGTAGTCTCCTACCGTGAAGGATTGTCATTCGTAATGGCTGATATTCCGGGATTAATTGAGGGAGCTTCGGAAGGTCGAGGACTTGGTATAAGATTCCTGAGGCACGTGGAGCGAAATTCTCTTCTCTTATTTTTAGTAGCGGCCGATTCAGCTGATATTAAAAAAGAGTATGATATTCTTCTGAATGAATTGAAGCAATACAATCCTGAATTGCTTGATAAGAAAAGGCTTCTTGCTGTTTCGAAATCTGATTTGCTCGATGATGAATTGAAAGCAGCCATCCGAAAAGAAATGCCGAAGGATCTTCCATTCACCTTTATCTCTTCCATAACCAATCAGGGCATTACAGAGTTGAAGAACCTGATCTGGAAAGAATTGCACTAAAAATTAAGGAAAGTCCTCCCTTTATCCGCTCTCATTTCTATGCCCACATTGTACGGATTCGTACAATGTAGTTACCACAAAACTTTATTTCTTTACGGATTTCCCAATATTTCAATCTGGCATCATTATTAATACTACGAATAGGAATTAATTATCCGCCTATGAAAAAGTATCAGTTGGGAGAATTTGAAGAGATCGTCATGCTCACGGTGGGCATACTCCATCTTGAGGCTTATGGAGTTTCCATCAAAAAGGAAATTGAAACACGTCTTTCACGCAAAGTCAGTGTTGGTGCACTTCAATCTGCACTTATCCGTCTTGAAGACAAGGGCTATCTCAAATCCCGTGAAGGAGATGCAACAGAGGAACGTGCCGGAAGGCCGAAAAAATATTTTCAAATCACTGCGCTCGGAAAAAAAGCAATGGAGTACTCTAAAAGTACCCGTAATGAACTTTGGGATGCAATTCCTAAAATGGCATTGAGTCTTAAAATCGCCGGTTGATCACATGAAAAATTCCCCTCCTGAAAATTTCCTCCTCTTCTTTCGATGGTTCTGCCATCCGAAGTTGAAGGATTCTATTGAGGGAGATCTTATAGAGCTGTATAATGAAAAAATCAAAATAAACGGAAAATTAAAAGCCGACTGGAAATTCAGGATGGATGTTCTGCTTCTCTTCCGTCCGGGCATTATAAAATCAACAACTGAAAGCACTCATTCAAACCATTTCGATATGATCAAAAGTTATTTTAAAATGACATTGAGAAGCCTGATGAAAAACAAAGGCTACTCGTTCATCAATATCATCGGACTCTCAACCGGAATTGCGGTGGCGATTCTGGTAGGACTATGGATGAAAGATGAGCTTTCGTTCGATTCTTATTTCAGTAATCATGAGAGCATCGCAGAAGTCATGGTTGTCCAGTCAAATGAAGGTCAATCGTCTACAGGAACTACAATTTCCTCCATGATTGCTGATCCACTGCAAACAAAGTACGGAAGTGATTTTCAATCTATGTCACTCGCTTCTTATGAAAGTGAATACTTCATGTCTGTTGAAGACAGGATGTTATCGAGCACCGGAATGTCAGTCCAGAAAAGCTTTCCTGAAATGTTCACACTCAATATGATTCAGGGAACCCGTGGAGCGCTCAGTGATCCTTCCACCATGCTCATCAGTATGTCTTTGTCAAAATCATTGTTTGGCGAAGCAAATCCGATCAATAAGACAATTCGTCTCAATAATAAATTTGACATGACCATTGGAGGAGTATTTGAAGATTTTCCCAACAACACAACTTTCAGTAACACAAAGTTTCTTCTGCCCTGGGAACACCCGGACAATTACAACAACTCTATAACGGAGTGGAGAAATCACCACTGCCTCATGTTTGTCCAACTGGAAGATCCTGCCAACATCAACGAAGTAATTGAAAAGATCAAGGGACTTCCGATGCCTTATATCACCGGCTGGAAAGAAGAGCTCACCTTACAGCCATTGGATCGCCTTCACCTTTACAATGAGTTCAAGGAAGGAAAATCCGTTAATGGAAGAATTGAGTTGGTTTGGATGCTGGGAATCATTGGCGGATTCATTTTACTTCTCGCCTGTATCAACTTTATGAATCTTTCAACAGCACGAAGTGAAAAGCGCGCTAAAGAAGTTGGTATTCGCAAAACAATCGGTTCGGTACGCAGTCAACTGATCAGTCAATTTCTGGTTGAGTCAATCGTGGTGGCAATGATTTCATTAATGGTAGCGATGATGCTCGTTCAGCTCTCCCTTCCTTTTTTCAATTCAATCGCAAATAAAAAGATGACGATTCTTTGGAGTGAGCCTTTCTTCTGGTTTTTGATTCTGGGGTTTGCGCTCTTTGCGGGAATTCTATCCGGAAGCTATCCGGCTTTTTATCTGTCATCATTCAAGCCGATCAAAGTACTTAAAGGAACTTTCAAATCCGGAAGTATGGCAGCACTTCCCAGAAAAATCCTGGTGGTTTTACAGTTTACCGTATCTGTAACACTCATCATTGGGACTACCATAATTTTCAAACAAATAGAATATGCAAAAGACAGACC includes these proteins:
- the hpt gene encoding hypoxanthine phosphoribosyltransferase, with the protein product MKIKDLEFKKFISSDKIEKKVASLARQINKDYKDRSPVFLPVLNGSFMFTSDLMKEITLSCRISFVKISSYAGTNSTGQLKTLIGHDESLFGLDILIIEDIVDTGLTLQKIMEDLKERGAKSVEAISLFRKKSARDKNIEVKYVGFELEEEFILGYGLDYDGLGRNYQDIYQAIIEVK
- a CDS encoding M20/M25/M40 family metallo-hydrolase yields the protein MKLLQQLCSIPGTSGHEAAIKDFLLRYIQKEKKSWKLKPEIFHGDGFQDCIVLKFGKPKTAIFAHMDTVGFTVRYFNQLVSVGSPDADKGAILVGHDRQGPVECELEIDKDQHALYKFGRVIERGTPLSYKIDFRESKDYIQTAYLDDRLGIYVALKVAETLKDGVIVFSCWEEHGGGTVPFLAKFIYEKWGVKQALISDITWVTDGVAHGKGVAISLRDRNIPRREFIDRVIKVAEKNKIPYQLEVEGGGSSDGGELQRTPYPFDWCFVGAPEKDPHTPNEKVHKKDIESMIKLYEKAMKEL
- the obgE gene encoding GTPase ObgE, producing the protein MSNPNFIDYVKFRSKSGNGGAGCLHFHREKFIDKGGPDGGDGGHGGHVILRGSSNLWTLLHLKFRKHVNAENGAAGEGRDSTGKDGKDEIIEVPLGTIARRADDNEFLCEINADGQEVILTPGGRGGKGNAWFKTSTQQAPQYAQPGEAGKEEWVILELKLLADVGLVGFPNAGKSTLLSVVSAAKPKIADYAFTTLTPNLGVVSYREGLSFVMADIPGLIEGASEGRGLGIRFLRHVERNSLLLFLVAADSADIKKEYDILLNELKQYNPELLDKKRLLAVSKSDLLDDELKAAIRKEMPKDLPFTFISSITNQGITELKNLIWKELH
- a CDS encoding FtsX-like permease family protein; the encoded protein is MIKSYFKMTLRSLMKNKGYSFINIIGLSTGIAVAILVGLWMKDELSFDSYFSNHESIAEVMVVQSNEGQSSTGTTISSMIADPLQTKYGSDFQSMSLASYESEYFMSVEDRMLSSTGMSVQKSFPEMFTLNMIQGTRGALSDPSTMLISMSLSKSLFGEANPINKTIRLNNKFDMTIGGVFEDFPNNTTFSNTKFLLPWEHPDNYNNSITEWRNHHCLMFVQLEDPANINEVIEKIKGLPMPYITGWKEELTLQPLDRLHLYNEFKEGKSVNGRIELVWMLGIIGGFILLLACINFMNLSTARSEKRAKEVGIRKTIGSVRSQLISQFLVESIVVAMISLMVAMMLVQLSLPFFNSIANKKMTILWSEPFFWFLILGFALFAGILSGSYPAFYLSSFKPIKVLKGTFKSGSMAALPRKILVVLQFTVSVTLIIGTTIIFKQIEYAKDRPVGYSREGLITVRVNTDELRDHYDVVRHEILQTGVIENVASSSQSPAHFRNNNSIDWQGKDPALTIFFRNVNVSSDFGKTIGWKIIEGRDFSGEILSDSSAVIFNKSAIDAMHLEAPLGQVIKFRDKEYTIVGITDDMLTQSPYDPLEPSFFIMKKSKSVIVLRIRQDISPQEAFATIEPIFKKHNPSAPFVYNFVDLEYGKKFADEQRVANLATAFALLAIFISCLGLSGLASFVAEQRTKEIGIRKVMGASVTNLWKLLSKDFVILVIVSCAISVPIASHYLEKWLMKYKYHTDISWWVLFSTCLGALIITLLTVSYQSLKAAIANPVKSLRSE
- a CDS encoding PadR family transcriptional regulator; protein product: MKKYQLGEFEEIVMLTVGILHLEAYGVSIKKEIETRLSRKVSVGALQSALIRLEDKGYLKSREGDATEERAGRPKKYFQITALGKKAMEYSKSTRNELWDAIPKMALSLKIAG
- a CDS encoding adenylate kinase; its protein translation is MINIVLFGPPGAGKGTQSDKLIQKYGFIHISTGDLFRWHMKNDSTLGKKVKEIINNGLLVPDEITIAMLKEELDKNPNSKGFLFDGFPRTVPQAEVLDKFMKENGTAIHHVIALEVTEAEVRGRIAKRRDTEHRADDEEDKLNKRISEYFGKTIHVLPFYKGLGRLNSVNGIGNIDDIFKSICKIIDA